In Hippoglossus stenolepis isolate QCI-W04-F060 chromosome 13, HSTE1.2, whole genome shotgun sequence, a single genomic region encodes these proteins:
- the LOC118119986 gene encoding 10 kDa heat shock protein, mitochondrial isoform X2 — MAFRKFLPLFDRVLVERLVAETVTKGGIMLPEKSQGKVLQATVLAVGPGAVNPKGDMQSVCVKVGEKVLLPEYGGTKVVLDNKDYFLFRDGDILGKYTE; from the exons gCCTTCAGAAAATTCCTGCCCTTGTTCGACCGGGTGCTGGTGGAGCGCCTCGTTGCGGAGACAGTGACGAAGGGCGGCATCATGCTGCCGGAGAAGTCTCAAGGCAAAGTGCTGCAGGCCACCGTCTTGGCCGTCGGACCTGGAGCTGTCAACCCG aaaggaGACAtgcagtctgtctgtgtgaaggtCGGCGAGAAAGTTCTCCTCCCAGAGTACGGTGGAACTAAAGTCGTGCTGGACAACAAG GACTATTTCCTGTTCCGTGATGGAGACATCCTCGGTAAATACACCGAATGA